From a region of the Alnus glutinosa chromosome 1, dhAlnGlut1.1, whole genome shotgun sequence genome:
- the LOC133854225 gene encoding phosphatidylinositol 4-phosphate 5-kinase 1, protein MNDPKMRETALLLCDEPSDVVSNSKKKKSDDPAHQLVLGVGRSRSQGGTRRVTPTTLTNSPALTAGGACGSSVSVEKALPNGDLYMGSFAGSAPHGSGKYLWTDGCMYEGEWRRGKASGKGKFSWPSGATYEGDFKSGRMEGFGTFIGSDGDTYRGAWSSDRKHGYGQKRYANGDYYDGYWKRNLQDGEGQYVWKNGNKYVGEWKNGVISGRGVLIWANGNQYDGEWENGVPKGNGVFKWLDGSCYVGCWNKDLKIQLPNHGKEQCLKNNNGAFLGGENLTITMRKRSSVDGARGSVTDRSFPRICIWESDGEAGDITCDIVDNVEASMFYRDGTGFDRDGFRQFRRNPCCFTGEAKKPGQTISKGHKNYDLMLNLQLGIRHSVGKHASVLRELKPTDFDPREKFWTRFPTEGSKSTPPHQSVEFRWKDYCPMVFRRLRKLFQVDPADYMLAICGNDALRELSSPGKSGSFFYLTQDDRFMIKTVKKSEVKVLIRMLPSYYQHVSRYENSLVTKFFGVHCVKPIGGQKTRFIVMGNLFCSEYRIHRRFDLKGSSHGRTTDMPEGEIDETTTLKDLDLNFVFRLERSWFQELIKQIERDCEFLEAERIMDYSLLVGLHFRDDNTCDKMGLSPFLLRTGKKDSYQNEKFMRGCRFLEAELQNMDRILAGRKPLIRLGANMPARAERMARRSDFDQYTSGGMSRLTPSRSGEIYEVVLYFGIIDILQDYDISKKLEHAYKSLQADPTSISAVDPKLYSKRFRDFVGRIFIEDR, encoded by the exons ATGAATGACCCAAAAATGCGCGAAACAGCATTGCTACTCTGTGACGAGCCCAGCGACGTCGTTTCCAAcagcaagaagaagaaatcaGACGACCCAGCTCACCAGTTGGTGCTCGGAGTCGGGCGTAGCCGATCCCAAGGAGGCACGCGCAGAGTGACACCGACGACGCTAACAAACTCGCCTGCCCTGACTGCCGGCGGCGCGTGCGGGTCGAGCGTGAGCGTGGAGAAGGCGCTTCCGAACGGGGATCTCTACATGGGCAGCTTCGCTGGGAGCGCGCCGCACGGATCGGGGAAGTACCTGTGGACGGACGGGTGCATGTACGAGGGTGAGTGGCGGAGAGGGAAGGCCTCGGGAAAGGGAAAGTTCTCGTGGCCCTCTGGGGCGACCTACGAGGGGGATTTCAAGTCGGGTCGGATGGAGGGCTTTGGAACCTTCATCGGATCCGACGGGGACACTTACCGCGGGGCGTGGAGCTCCGATCGGAAGCACGGGTACGGCCAGAAGCGCTACGCCAACGGGGACTACTACGATGGGTACTGGAAGCGGAACCTGCAAGACGGGGAGGGTCAGTACGTGTGGAAGAACGGGAACAAGTACGTGGGGGAGTGGAAGAACGGCGTGATTTCGGGTCGGGGCGTGCTGATTTGGGCCAACGGGAATCAGTACGACGGGGAATGGGAAAACGGCGTTCCGAAAGGGAACGGGGTGTTCAAGTGGCTGGACGGGAGCTGCTACGTGGGTTGCTGGAACAAGGACCTCAAGATTCAGCTTCCGAATCATGGCAAAGAGCAATGCTTGAAGAATAACAATGGGGCTTTTCTGGGCGGTGAAAATTTGACTATAACGATGCGAAAGAGGTCGTCGGTGGACGGCGCGAGAGGGAGCGTGACGGACCGGAGTTTTCCGAGGATTTGCATATGGGAATCTGACGGAGAAGCCGGCGATATTACCTGCGATATAGTCGACAATGTGGAGGCCTCCATGTTCTATCGGGACGGGACGGGGTTCGATCGCGACGGGTTTCGGCAGTTTCGGCGGAATCCGTGCTGTTTCACCGGCGAGGCCAAGAAGCCCGGGCAGACGATATCCAAGGGGCATAAGAATTACGATTTGATGCTTAATCTTCAATTGGGGATTAG GCACTCTGTTGGAAAGCATGCGTCTGTATTGCGTGAGCTGAAGCCGACTGATTTCGATCCCAGGGAGAAGTTCTGGACGAGGTTTCCAACCGAGGGATCGAAGAGTACGCCGCCCCATCAGTCAGTAGAGTTCCGCTGGAAAGATTACTGCCCCATGGTGTTTAG GCGTTTGAGGAAGCTATTCCAAGTAGATCCTGCTGATTACATGCTGGCGATTTGTGGGAATGATGCCCTTCGGGAGCTTTCTTCTCCGGGAAAGAGTGGAAGCTTCTTTTACCTCACTCAGGATGATAGATTTATgataaaaacagtaaagaaatcaGAAGTCAAG GTGCTTATTAGGATGCTTCCAAGTTATTACCAACACGTTTCTCGGTATGAAAATTCCCTGGTGACAAAGTTCTTTGGGGTGCATTGTGTCAAACCGATTGGTGGCCAGAAG ACCCGGTTTATCGTGATGGGCAATTTATTCTGCTCAGAGTATCGTATCCATAGGCGATTTGACCTTAAAGGATCCTCTCATGGCCGCACGACAGATATGCCTGAGGGTGAGATTGATGAAACCACAACCCTCAAGGACCTTGATCTTAATTTTGTGTTTCGCCTCGAGCGAAGTTGGTTCCAGGAGCTCATCAA ACAAATTGAACGAGATTGCGAGTTCTTGGAAGCGGAGAGAATCATGGACTACAGTCTTTTGGTTGGTCTTCATTTCCGTGATGACAATACATGTGACAAAATGGGCTTATCACCTTTCCTGTTGCGAACTG GAAAAAAGGATTCATATCAAAATGAAAAGTTTATGCGTGGTTGTCGGTTCCTTGAAGCTGAGCTACAAAACATGGATCGAATTTTAGCTGGCCG GAAGCCACTGATCAGGTTAGGAGCGAATATGCCTGCAAGAGCAGAGCGGATGGCCAGAAGGAGTGACTTCGATCAGTATACCTCAGGCGGTATGAGCCGTTTGACCCCTTCACGCAGCGGTGAGATCTACGAAGTAGTCCTATATTTTGGGATCATCGACATTTTACAGGACTATGATATCAGCAAGAAGTTAGAACATGCCTACAAATCCTTACAAGCCGACCCTACTTCAATTTCAGCTGTTGATCCGAAGCTCTACTCAAAGAGGTTTCGGGATTTTGTAGGGAGAATCTTCATAGAAGACAGGTAG